The following coding sequences are from one Triplophysa dalaica isolate WHDGS20190420 chromosome 12, ASM1584641v1, whole genome shotgun sequence window:
- the nradd gene encoding tumor necrosis factor receptor superfamily member 16 gives MKGRMAALQLCLCILAVKVVLGEACEQFRNTGECCSMCPAGTGMANSCGHEDTECQPCQDGVSFSDSEGLAVCRLCARCPMGISELARCTTKQDTQCDCGEHFFLWRDGNSTSGLCNSCSVCGKGSGVVRPCGPLGNTVCKRCQPGTYSKEKSDMKPCIPCSRCGQDEVEIRSCQPDSDTVCMVKDLNILSRPSSSDGPREFPRWPIMSEEMDNRSSASPDSGDPRLTPQDLGGSNNILVYVSVLAAVVLGLLLYVAYKCWKSCQQKQALVKARVGELNNAGEGEKLHSDSGVFLDSHSLQDSQPSKGSKRDSKQDTRLYVNLPPHRKEEVERVLAEGGSRSWRQLAATLGYEQDCVDVFGRGQDPIHTLLTDWAQQEGSTLGLLCSALTRIERPDIIAVLTSTTQGMSVV, from the exons GTGGTTCTCGGCGAGGCTTGTGAGCAGTTCAGAAACACGGGAGAATGTTGTAGCATGTGTCCTGCGGGTACTGGCATGGCAAACAGCTGTGGCCATGAAGACACGGAGTGCCAGCCGTGTCAAGATG GCGTTTCGTTCTCCGACTCTGAGGGTCTTGCCGTTTGCCGGCTGTGCGCCCGCTGCCCCATGGGCATTTCTGAGTTGGCACGCTGCACAACCAAACAGGATACCCAGTGTGACTGCGGTGAGCATTTCTTCCTGTGGCGGGACGGTAACAGCACGAGCGGGTTGTGCAACTCCTGTTCTGTGTGCGGTAAAGGAAGCGGAGTGGTTCGGCCCTGTGGCCCACTGGGAAATACAGTGTGCAAGAGGTGCCAACCAGGGACTTACTCAAAGGAGAAAAGCGACATGAAACCCTGCATACCCTGTTCACGTTGTGGTCAGGACGAGGTGGAGATCAGATCCTGCCAGCCTGACTCTGACACTGTCTGTATGG TGAAAGACCTCAACATTCTGTCCCGGCCGTCCAGTTCTGATGGTCCACGGGAATTCCCCCGATGGCCGATTATGAGCGAGGAGATGGACAACAGGAGCAGCGCGAGTCCAGACTCTGGGGATCCTCGACTCACACCACAGGACTTAGGTGGCAGCAACAACATCCTGGTTTATGTATCTGTATTGGCTGCTGTTGTGCTTGGCCTCCTGCTGTACGTCGCCTATAAATG CTGGAAGTCGTGTCAACAGAAGCAGGCTCTGGTGAAAGCTCGAGTTGGAGAGCTGAACAATGCTGGGGAAGGAGAGAAATTACACAGTGACAGCGGTGTGTTCCTGGACTCACACAGCTTGCAGGACAGCCAGCCCAGTAAAG GCAGTAAACGGGACAGCAAACAGGACACGCGGCTTTACGTGAATCTGCCCCCTCACAGAAAGGAGGAGGTCGAGCGAGTTCTCGCGGAGGGGGGCAGTCGGAGCTGGAGGCAGCTGGCCGCCACGCTTGGTTACGAACAGGACTGCGTGGACGTCTTCGGACGGGGCCAGGACCCCATCCACACCCTGTTGACTGACTGGGCGCAGCAGGAGGGCTCCACACTTGGCCTTCTATGCTCGGCTCTCACCCGCATCGAGCGGCCGGACATCATCGCCGTACTCACCTCCACCACGCAAGGAATGTCAGTGGTCTGA